A stretch of Cheilinus undulatus linkage group 20, ASM1832078v1, whole genome shotgun sequence DNA encodes these proteins:
- the LOC121528473 gene encoding uncharacterized protein LOC121528473, whose product MENLFDFEGGSLDYRAFAPQTDQKDELITSLMSFSVLYNQRRDHLQRVSESFTLTAVRLHDDAPESKPVRVVFAVFGGALGAACGVVSGGVWGFLGAVSAATLTRICGQINAVGATVGFFGSVLGGVVGGVFCGAVGGAIGAAVGGSDCLVHSVVSDVAWFSIGCATGGAIGGTFGGAVGATGGAVGGAFGGWCATRFSVYLTGSIFGRIQGSKDLKTQRKQSEKLNLIQETAGNFRETIKPLIGEMRTVQSLMTDRENVHGVAAQIEKTLASVK is encoded by the coding sequence atggagaatttgtttgattttgaaggCGGCTCTCTGGATTACAGGGCCTTCGCCCCTCAAACGGACCAAAAAGATGAACTCATCACTAGTCTGATGTCGTTTTCTGTCCTCTACAACCAGCGCAGGGATCATCTTCAGAGAGTTTCAGAGAGCTTCACACTGACGGCTGTTCGACTTCATGATGACGCTCCAGAGAGTAAACCGGTCCGGGTTGTGTTCGCCGTGTTTGGAGGAGCTCTGGGTGCAGCCTGCGGGGTTGTCTCTGGAGGAGTTTGGGGCTTCTTGGGCGCTGTCAGTGCTGCAACTCTCACCAGGATTTGTGGTCAAATTAACGCTGTCGGTGCGACAGTGGGCTTCTTCGGCAGTGTGTTGGGCGGAGTGGTTGGTGGAGTTTTCTGTGGAGCTGTGGGGGGAGCGATCGGAGCAGCAGTAGGAGGATCTGATTGTCTGGTTCACAGCGTCGTGAGCGATGTGGCCTGGTTCTCCATCGGCTGTGCCACTGGAGGAGCGATCGGAGGAACTTTTGGGGGGGCAGTTGGTGCCACAGGAGGAGCGGTTGGTGGTGCTTTTGGTGGCTGGTGCGCCACAAGATTCTCAGTTTACTTGACTGGGAGCATCTTCGGACGAATTCAGGGgagcaaagatttaaaaacacagagaaagcaGTCGGAAAAGTTGAATTTGATCCAAGAAACAGCAGGAAACTTCAGAGAAACCATCAAACCTCTAATAGGAGAGATGAGGACTGTCCAATCATTAATGACCGACAGAGAGAATGTGCACGGCGTAGCAGCACAGATAGAAAAGACTCTGGCATCTGTGAAATAA
- the fmnl1b gene encoding formin-like protein 1 isoform X2: MGNAAGSMEVPQGKEGKTTAAPPGSTGPQKQTAGLKLPMPAEEELEQRFSAVLNTMNLPPDKVKILSQYDNEKKWDLICDQERFQVKNPPSAYLEKLKSYLDHGGVSRKFKRRVQESTQILRELEISLRTNYIGWAQEFLNEENQGLDVLVDYLSFAHSAVTYDVDYLDNGTLTSDKIKTLEKSAEDLSRSASNSPSHGASKAGKAFTVRKALKNSRPVSQADDVHLCIMCLRAIMNYQLGFNLVMKHPCCVNEITLSLNNRNPRTKALVLELLAAVCLVRGGHDIILSAFDNFKEVCGEKSRFEKLMEYFCNEDSNIDFMVACMQFINIVVHSVENMNFRVHLQYEFTHHRLDEYLEKLKFTESDRLLVQIQAYLDNVFDVGALLEDAETKNALLEHMEELQEHNTQLNTRLQENEREAMERTLDLEKKLIQTTKEVELLKESLRESCSQVALLQQRERERELERERDKERERDQDRSVQALKELEVRVQDLVEQGLVRMERSSSGRLDVQVVPTNQNKLQKVREEAEAAPSSSDLIDGPLQTAPVQAPPPPPPPPPPPPALTPAPPPPPAAPPPPLLLVNDGNSGCKKKKPIQTKYRMPLLNWQALKSNQVAGTIFNELDDEHVLEELNMVAFEEQFKTKAQSSPVEIGTLRMKLAHKTPSRVSLMEPNRAKNLAITLRKEGMAASDICCAIETYNQKALSLDFLELLERFIPTEYEMKLIHNYECEGRPLDELNEEDRFMVRFSKIPRLSQRISTLTFMGNLPESVQIIQPQLNALIAASMSIKSSSKLKKILEIILAFGNYMNSSKRGAAYGFRLQSLDLLLDTKSTDRRQTLLHFIASIIQEKYPELRTFYTELHFLDKAALVSLDSILQDVRSLEQGLDLTSREFSVEKDNPVLQMFLSSNTELIRSLIADGKTAQDAYDSAVEYFGENSKTTPPSVFFPVFVRFIKAYKQAEQENEQRKKQSLNTDAPLTPPKPDTTGNKVCVTPKPPHMDLIAELKKRQVTPLVREGKDGAIEDIITDLRNQPYRRTDGSRRSTKWKPGQQLHVSSDISL, from the exons aacacGATGAATCTTCCTCCAGACAAGGTGAAGATCCTCAGCCAGTACGATAACGAGAAGAAGTGGGACCTGATCTGTGACCAG GAGCGTTTTCAAGTGAAGAACCCCCCATCAGCATATCTGGAGAAGCTGAAGAGTTATCTGGATCACGGAGGCGTCAGTCGAAAG TTTAAGAGACGAGTCCAGGAATCCACCCAGATCCTCAGAGAGTTGGAGATTTCCCTGAGGACCAATTACATCGG CTGGGCTCAGGAGTTCCTGAACGAGGAGAACCAGGGTTTGGATGTTCTGGTGGATTATCTGTCCTTCGCTCACAGTGCTGTCAC ATATGATGTGGACTATTTGGACAACGGCACGCTAACCTCAGACAAAATCAAAACTCTGGAGAAGTCAGCCGAGGATCTGAGCAGAAGTGCCAGCAACTCTCCGTCTCACGGTGCCTCCAAGGCTGGCAAGGCCTTCACAGTCAG GAAAGCGCTAAAGAACTCCCGTCCTGTGAGTCAGGCTGATGACGTTCACCTCTGCATCATGTGTTTACGTGCCATCATGAACTATCAG ttGGGGTTTAACCTGGTGATGAAACATCCATGCTGTGTGAACGAGATCACACTCAGCCTCAACAACAGAAACCCTCG gacCAAAGCTCTGGTTCTGGAGCTGCTGGCAGCCGTATGTTTGGTGAGAGGAGGTCACGACATCATCCTGTCTGCTTTCGACAACTTCAAAGAg gtaTGTGGAGAGAAGAGCCGCTTTGAGAAGCTGATGGAGTATTTCTGCAATGAAGACAGCAACATCGATTTTATG GTGGCTTGTATGCAGTTCATCAACATCGTGGTTCATTCAGTGGAAAACATGAACTTCAGAGTTCATCTGCAGTACGAGTTCACTCATCACAGACTTGACGAATACCTGGAG AAGTTGAAATTCACAGAGAGCGACAGGCTGCTGGTGCAGATTCAGGCCTATCTAGATAACGTGTTCGATGTTGGAGCTCTGCTGGAGGACGCAGAGACGAAGAACGCTCTGCTGGAGCACAtggaggagctgcaggagcACAACACACAG CTGAACACGCGGCTTCAGGAGAATGAGAGGGAGGCGATGGAGAGAACCTTGGACCTGGAGAAGAAGCTCATTCAGACGACCAAAGAAGTGGAGCTGCTCAAG GAGAGTCTTCGTGAATCATGCTCTCAGGTGGCGCTTCTGCAGCAGCGAGAAcgagagagagagctggagcGAGAGAGGgacaaagagagggagagagaccaGGACCGATCGGTCCAGGCCCTGAAGGAGCTCGAGGTCAGAGTCCAGGATCTGGTGGAGCAGGGCCTGGTCCGGATGGAGCGCTCTTCCTCAGGACGCCTGGACGTTCAGGTGGTCCCCACCAACCAGAATAAGTTACAAAAAG tcagagaagaagcagaagccgctccttcctcctctgacctcattGATGGTCCTCTGCAGACAGCACCAGTCCAagctcctccacctccacctcctcctccaccacctcctccagCTTTaactccagctcctcctcctccaccagcagctccgcctcctcctctgctgctcgTGAATGATGGAAACTCAG gttgtaaaaaaaagaagccGATTCAAACCAAATACCGGATGCCGCTGCTGAACTGGCAGGCACTCAAATCCAACCAGGTGGCAGGAACCATCTTCAACGAGCTCGACGATGAACACGTATTAGag GAGCTGAACATGGTGGCATTTGAGGAGCAGTTCAAGACTAAAGCTCAGTCCTCCCCTGTAGAAATTGGAACCCTTAGGATGAAACTGGCCCACAAGACCCCGAGCAGAGTGTCTCTAATGGAGCCCAACAGGGCCAAAAACCTCGCCATCACTCTGCGGAAAGAGGGAATGGCTGCGTCTGACATCTGCTGTGCCATAGAGAC GTACAACCAGAAAGCTCTGAGTCTGGACTTCTTAGAGCTGCTGGAGCGTTTTATCCCCACGGAGTATGAGATGAAGCTCATCCACAACTACGAGTGTGAGGGCAGGCCCCTGGATGAGCTCAATGAGGAGGACCGCTTCATGGTGCGATTCAGCAAGATCCCCCGACTCTCCCAGAGAATCAGCACACTCACATTCATGGGCAACCTACCCGAGAGCGTCCAGATAATACAGCCG caactcaatgctcTCATCGCTGCCTCCATGTCGATCAAATCCTCCAGCAAGCTGAAGAAAATCCTCGAG ATCATTCTAGCATTTGGAAACTACATGAACAGCAGCAAACGAGGAGCAGCATACGGTTTCCGCCTGCAGAGTTTGGATCTG ctcttAGACACTAAATCCACAGACCGCCGACAGACGCTGCTTCACTTCATCGCCAGCATCATTCAGGAGAAATATCCTGAGCTACGGACCTTTTACACCGAGCTGCATTTCCTGGACAAAGCAGCGCTGG TCTCTCTGGACAGCATCCTGCAGGACGTGCGCTCTCTAGAGCAAGGCCTGGACCTGACCAGCAGAGAGTTTTCTGTAGAAAAAGATAATCCAGTTCTTCAGATGTTTCTAAGCAGCAACACGGAGCTGATCCGCTCTCTCATAGCTGACGGAAAAACAGCCCag gACGCGTACGACTCTGCTGTGGAGTACTTTGGGGAAAACTCTAAAACCACTCCGCCCTCTGTGTTCTTCCCTGTTTTTGTGCGCTTCATTAAAGCATACAAG CAAGCTGAGCAGGAGAACGAGCAGAGGAAGAAACAGAGCCTGAACACTGATGCTCCTTTAACTCCACCTAAACCTGACACCACAGGAAACAAG GTGTGTGTGACGCCCAAACCGCCTCACATGGATCTGATCGCGGAGCTGAAGAAGAGGCAGGTGACTCCTCTGGTGAGGGAGGGGAAGGACGGGGCGATCGAGGACATCATCACAG attTAAGGAATCAGCCGTACAGGCGGACGGATGGCAGCAGACGCAGCACCAAGTGGAAACCTGGACAACAGCTGCACGTGTCCTCAGACATCTCCCTGTGA
- the fmnl1b gene encoding formin-like protein 1 isoform X1 — translation MGNAAGSMEVPQGKEGKTTAAPPGSTGPQKQTAGLKLPMPAEEELEQRFSAVLNTMNLPPDKVKILSQYDNEKKWDLICDQERFQVKNPPSAYLEKLKSYLDHGGVSRKFKRRVQESTQILRELEISLRTNYIGWAQEFLNEENQGLDVLVDYLSFAHSAVTYDVDYLDNGTLTSDKIKTLEKSAEDLSRSASNSPSHGASKAGKAFTVRFNSLQNRKALKNSRPVSQADDVHLCIMCLRAIMNYQLGFNLVMKHPCCVNEITLSLNNRNPRTKALVLELLAAVCLVRGGHDIILSAFDNFKEVCGEKSRFEKLMEYFCNEDSNIDFMVACMQFINIVVHSVENMNFRVHLQYEFTHHRLDEYLEKLKFTESDRLLVQIQAYLDNVFDVGALLEDAETKNALLEHMEELQEHNTQLNTRLQENEREAMERTLDLEKKLIQTTKEVELLKESLRESCSQVALLQQRERERELERERDKERERDQDRSVQALKELEVRVQDLVEQGLVRMERSSSGRLDVQVVPTNQNKLQKVREEAEAAPSSSDLIDGPLQTAPVQAPPPPPPPPPPPPALTPAPPPPPAAPPPPLLLVNDGNSGCKKKKPIQTKYRMPLLNWQALKSNQVAGTIFNELDDEHVLEELNMVAFEEQFKTKAQSSPVEIGTLRMKLAHKTPSRVSLMEPNRAKNLAITLRKEGMAASDICCAIETYNQKALSLDFLELLERFIPTEYEMKLIHNYECEGRPLDELNEEDRFMVRFSKIPRLSQRISTLTFMGNLPESVQIIQPQLNALIAASMSIKSSSKLKKILEIILAFGNYMNSSKRGAAYGFRLQSLDLLLDTKSTDRRQTLLHFIASIIQEKYPELRTFYTELHFLDKAALVSLDSILQDVRSLEQGLDLTSREFSVEKDNPVLQMFLSSNTELIRSLIADGKTAQDAYDSAVEYFGENSKTTPPSVFFPVFVRFIKAYKQAEQENEQRKKQSLNTDAPLTPPKPDTTGNKVCVTPKPPHMDLIAELKKRQVTPLVREGKDGAIEDIITDLRNQPYRRTDGSRRSTKWKPGQQLHVSSDISL, via the exons aacacGATGAATCTTCCTCCAGACAAGGTGAAGATCCTCAGCCAGTACGATAACGAGAAGAAGTGGGACCTGATCTGTGACCAG GAGCGTTTTCAAGTGAAGAACCCCCCATCAGCATATCTGGAGAAGCTGAAGAGTTATCTGGATCACGGAGGCGTCAGTCGAAAG TTTAAGAGACGAGTCCAGGAATCCACCCAGATCCTCAGAGAGTTGGAGATTTCCCTGAGGACCAATTACATCGG CTGGGCTCAGGAGTTCCTGAACGAGGAGAACCAGGGTTTGGATGTTCTGGTGGATTATCTGTCCTTCGCTCACAGTGCTGTCAC ATATGATGTGGACTATTTGGACAACGGCACGCTAACCTCAGACAAAATCAAAACTCTGGAGAAGTCAGCCGAGGATCTGAGCAGAAGTGCCAGCAACTCTCCGTCTCACGGTGCCTCCAAGGCTGGCAAGGCCTTCACAGTCAG ATTCAACTCTCTCCAAAACAGGAAAGCGCTAAAGAACTCCCGTCCTGTGAGTCAGGCTGATGACGTTCACCTCTGCATCATGTGTTTACGTGCCATCATGAACTATCAG ttGGGGTTTAACCTGGTGATGAAACATCCATGCTGTGTGAACGAGATCACACTCAGCCTCAACAACAGAAACCCTCG gacCAAAGCTCTGGTTCTGGAGCTGCTGGCAGCCGTATGTTTGGTGAGAGGAGGTCACGACATCATCCTGTCTGCTTTCGACAACTTCAAAGAg gtaTGTGGAGAGAAGAGCCGCTTTGAGAAGCTGATGGAGTATTTCTGCAATGAAGACAGCAACATCGATTTTATG GTGGCTTGTATGCAGTTCATCAACATCGTGGTTCATTCAGTGGAAAACATGAACTTCAGAGTTCATCTGCAGTACGAGTTCACTCATCACAGACTTGACGAATACCTGGAG AAGTTGAAATTCACAGAGAGCGACAGGCTGCTGGTGCAGATTCAGGCCTATCTAGATAACGTGTTCGATGTTGGAGCTCTGCTGGAGGACGCAGAGACGAAGAACGCTCTGCTGGAGCACAtggaggagctgcaggagcACAACACACAG CTGAACACGCGGCTTCAGGAGAATGAGAGGGAGGCGATGGAGAGAACCTTGGACCTGGAGAAGAAGCTCATTCAGACGACCAAAGAAGTGGAGCTGCTCAAG GAGAGTCTTCGTGAATCATGCTCTCAGGTGGCGCTTCTGCAGCAGCGAGAAcgagagagagagctggagcGAGAGAGGgacaaagagagggagagagaccaGGACCGATCGGTCCAGGCCCTGAAGGAGCTCGAGGTCAGAGTCCAGGATCTGGTGGAGCAGGGCCTGGTCCGGATGGAGCGCTCTTCCTCAGGACGCCTGGACGTTCAGGTGGTCCCCACCAACCAGAATAAGTTACAAAAAG tcagagaagaagcagaagccgctccttcctcctctgacctcattGATGGTCCTCTGCAGACAGCACCAGTCCAagctcctccacctccacctcctcctccaccacctcctccagCTTTaactccagctcctcctcctccaccagcagctccgcctcctcctctgctgctcgTGAATGATGGAAACTCAG gttgtaaaaaaaagaagccGATTCAAACCAAATACCGGATGCCGCTGCTGAACTGGCAGGCACTCAAATCCAACCAGGTGGCAGGAACCATCTTCAACGAGCTCGACGATGAACACGTATTAGag GAGCTGAACATGGTGGCATTTGAGGAGCAGTTCAAGACTAAAGCTCAGTCCTCCCCTGTAGAAATTGGAACCCTTAGGATGAAACTGGCCCACAAGACCCCGAGCAGAGTGTCTCTAATGGAGCCCAACAGGGCCAAAAACCTCGCCATCACTCTGCGGAAAGAGGGAATGGCTGCGTCTGACATCTGCTGTGCCATAGAGAC GTACAACCAGAAAGCTCTGAGTCTGGACTTCTTAGAGCTGCTGGAGCGTTTTATCCCCACGGAGTATGAGATGAAGCTCATCCACAACTACGAGTGTGAGGGCAGGCCCCTGGATGAGCTCAATGAGGAGGACCGCTTCATGGTGCGATTCAGCAAGATCCCCCGACTCTCCCAGAGAATCAGCACACTCACATTCATGGGCAACCTACCCGAGAGCGTCCAGATAATACAGCCG caactcaatgctcTCATCGCTGCCTCCATGTCGATCAAATCCTCCAGCAAGCTGAAGAAAATCCTCGAG ATCATTCTAGCATTTGGAAACTACATGAACAGCAGCAAACGAGGAGCAGCATACGGTTTCCGCCTGCAGAGTTTGGATCTG ctcttAGACACTAAATCCACAGACCGCCGACAGACGCTGCTTCACTTCATCGCCAGCATCATTCAGGAGAAATATCCTGAGCTACGGACCTTTTACACCGAGCTGCATTTCCTGGACAAAGCAGCGCTGG TCTCTCTGGACAGCATCCTGCAGGACGTGCGCTCTCTAGAGCAAGGCCTGGACCTGACCAGCAGAGAGTTTTCTGTAGAAAAAGATAATCCAGTTCTTCAGATGTTTCTAAGCAGCAACACGGAGCTGATCCGCTCTCTCATAGCTGACGGAAAAACAGCCCag gACGCGTACGACTCTGCTGTGGAGTACTTTGGGGAAAACTCTAAAACCACTCCGCCCTCTGTGTTCTTCCCTGTTTTTGTGCGCTTCATTAAAGCATACAAG CAAGCTGAGCAGGAGAACGAGCAGAGGAAGAAACAGAGCCTGAACACTGATGCTCCTTTAACTCCACCTAAACCTGACACCACAGGAAACAAG GTGTGTGTGACGCCCAAACCGCCTCACATGGATCTGATCGCGGAGCTGAAGAAGAGGCAGGTGACTCCTCTGGTGAGGGAGGGGAAGGACGGGGCGATCGAGGACATCATCACAG attTAAGGAATCAGCCGTACAGGCGGACGGATGGCAGCAGACGCAGCACCAAGTGGAAACCTGGACAACAGCTGCACGTGTCCTCAGACATCTCCCTGTGA